A section of the Salminus brasiliensis chromosome 10, fSalBra1.hap2, whole genome shotgun sequence genome encodes:
- the phyhipla gene encoding phytanoyl-CoA 2-hydroxylase interacting protein-like a isoform X1, with protein MEAPGLGRGVPASPREGLVKNVSLESLQLCERDGKAEDSGVVEMELPVPVNIRISNITCDSFKICWDMDPRTKEKITHYFIDLNKKENKNSNKFKHKDVPTKLVAKAVPLPMTVRGHWFLSPRTEYTVAVQTASKQSDGDYAVSEWSDIVEFCTADYSTVHLTQLLQKAEVIAGRMLPFTVFYRNQNQEYFDHCRTSQGGRMLPSVKDNSGSHGSPLSGKLEGIFFSCNTEFNTGQPPQDSPYGRYRFQIPAGELFTADTRVYFGDFYCMYTAYHYVILVLAPRGSPGDVYCSERLPELDVTDNRFLTRVCAPDGRVEFRHAQDVILEIIYTDPVELAQGSVAQISGHQLMSLSTINAKKDPSCKTCNISVGR; from the exons gtaagGCTGAGGACAGCGGTGTGGTAGAGATGGAGCTTCCCGTGCCTGTGAACATCAGGATCAGCAACATCACCTGcgattccttcaagatctgcTGGGACATGGACCCTCGCACCAAAGAGAAAATCACCCACTACTTCATCGACCTGAACAAGAAAGAGAACAAGAACTCCAACAAATTCAAACACAAG GACGTTCCCACTAAGCTGGTTGCCAAGGCAGTGCCGCTGCCGATGACTGTGCGAGGCCATTGGTTCCTGAGCCCGAGAACGGAGTACACGGTTGCCGTGCAAACCGCATCCAAGCAGAGTGATGGAGACTACGCGGTTTCCGAGTGGAGCGACATTGTGGAGTTCTGCACTGCGG ATTACTCCACGGTGCATTTGACTCAGCTGCTTCAGAAGGCTGAGGTCATCGCTGGCAGAATGCTCCCCTTCACCGTCTTCTACCGCAATCAGAACCAGGAGTACTTTGACCACTGCAG aacCTCACAGGGTGGTCGAATGCTCCCGTCAGTGAAGGACAACAGCGGCAGTCACGGCTCTCCTCTGAGCGGAAAGCTGGAAGGCATCTTCTTCAGCTGCAACACCGAGTTCAACACGGGCCAGCCGCCGCAGGACTCTCCGTACGGCCGCTACCGCTTCCAGATCCCGGCTGGGGAGCTCTTCACCGCAGACACGCGTGTCTACTTCGGCGACTTCTACTGCATGTACACGGCCTACCACTACGTCATCCTGGTGCTGGCGCCACGAGGCTCCCCGGGGGATGTCTACTGCAGCGAGCGCCTACCCGAGCTCGACGTGACCGACAACCGCTTCCTAACGCGCGTGTGCGCCCCGGACGGTCGCGTGGAGTTCCGGCACGCCCAGGACGTCATCCTGGAGATCATCTACACGGATCCGGTGGAGCTGGCGCAGGGCAGCGTGGCTCAGATCAGCGGACATCAGCTCATGAGTCTGTCCACCATCAACGCAAAGAAGGATCCCAGCTGCAAGACCTGCAACATTAGTGTGGGGCGCTAA
- the phyhipla gene encoding phytanoyl-CoA 2-hydroxylase interacting protein-like a isoform X2, with translation MELPVPVNIRISNITCDSFKICWDMDPRTKEKITHYFIDLNKKENKNSNKFKHKDVPTKLVAKAVPLPMTVRGHWFLSPRTEYTVAVQTASKQSDGDYAVSEWSDIVEFCTADYSTVHLTQLLQKAEVIAGRMLPFTVFYRNQNQEYFDHCRTSQGGRMLPSVKDNSGSHGSPLSGKLEGIFFSCNTEFNTGQPPQDSPYGRYRFQIPAGELFTADTRVYFGDFYCMYTAYHYVILVLAPRGSPGDVYCSERLPELDVTDNRFLTRVCAPDGRVEFRHAQDVILEIIYTDPVELAQGSVAQISGHQLMSLSTINAKKDPSCKTCNISVGR, from the exons ATGGAGCTTCCCGTGCCTGTGAACATCAGGATCAGCAACATCACCTGcgattccttcaagatctgcTGGGACATGGACCCTCGCACCAAAGAGAAAATCACCCACTACTTCATCGACCTGAACAAGAAAGAGAACAAGAACTCCAACAAATTCAAACACAAG GACGTTCCCACTAAGCTGGTTGCCAAGGCAGTGCCGCTGCCGATGACTGTGCGAGGCCATTGGTTCCTGAGCCCGAGAACGGAGTACACGGTTGCCGTGCAAACCGCATCCAAGCAGAGTGATGGAGACTACGCGGTTTCCGAGTGGAGCGACATTGTGGAGTTCTGCACTGCGG ATTACTCCACGGTGCATTTGACTCAGCTGCTTCAGAAGGCTGAGGTCATCGCTGGCAGAATGCTCCCCTTCACCGTCTTCTACCGCAATCAGAACCAGGAGTACTTTGACCACTGCAG aacCTCACAGGGTGGTCGAATGCTCCCGTCAGTGAAGGACAACAGCGGCAGTCACGGCTCTCCTCTGAGCGGAAAGCTGGAAGGCATCTTCTTCAGCTGCAACACCGAGTTCAACACGGGCCAGCCGCCGCAGGACTCTCCGTACGGCCGCTACCGCTTCCAGATCCCGGCTGGGGAGCTCTTCACCGCAGACACGCGTGTCTACTTCGGCGACTTCTACTGCATGTACACGGCCTACCACTACGTCATCCTGGTGCTGGCGCCACGAGGCTCCCCGGGGGATGTCTACTGCAGCGAGCGCCTACCCGAGCTCGACGTGACCGACAACCGCTTCCTAACGCGCGTGTGCGCCCCGGACGGTCGCGTGGAGTTCCGGCACGCCCAGGACGTCATCCTGGAGATCATCTACACGGATCCGGTGGAGCTGGCGCAGGGCAGCGTGGCTCAGATCAGCGGACATCAGCTCATGAGTCTGTCCACCATCAACGCAAAGAAGGATCCCAGCTGCAAGACCTGCAACATTAGTGTGGGGCGCTAA